The Streptomyces sp. TLI_105 DNA segment CCACGTACAGCGAGAGGATCGCGTCCAGGACCTCGTAGTCCGGCAGCGAGTCCGTGTCGACCTGGCCGGGGCGCAGTTCGGCGCTGGGCGGCTTGGTGATCGAGCTCTCCGGGATCGGCGGGGTCTGGCCCCGGTCCTCGGCCGCCCGGTTCCGCCAGCGGGCGAGGCGGAAGACGGTCGACTTGTAGACGTCCTTGATGGGGCCGAACGCACCGACGGAGTCGCCGTACAGCGTCGAGTAGCCCACCGCCAGCTCCGACTTGTTGCCGGGCGCGAGGACGATGTGCCCCTCCTGGTTGGAGAGCGCCATCAGCATCGTGCCGCGCAGCCGCGACTGGAGGTTCTCCTCGGCGAGACCGGTGAGCCCCAGCGCGCCCATGTACGCGTCGAACATCGGCTCGATCGACACGGTGCGGAAGTGCAGCCCGGTCCGGCGGGCCAACTCGGCCGCGTCACCGCGCGAGTGGTCGGATGAGTACTTCGAGGGCATCGACACGCCGTACACGTTGTCCGCGCCGAGCGCGTCGCAGGCGATCGCCGCGACGAGCGCCGAGTCGATGCCGCCGGAGAGCCCGACGAGCACCGAGCGGAAACCGTTCTTCGCGACATACGCCCGCAGGCCGATCACCAGCGCCGAGTAGATCTCCTCGTCGTCGTCGAGCCGGTGCGCGTAGCCGCCCAGCAGCTCCGGCTCGTACGCCGGCAGCGGCTCCTCCGACAGCACCACCCGGTCGATCCGCAGCCCGTCGTCCACCACGCCTTCGGGCGCGTCCGCCTCCGCCGCCGGCAGCTCCAGGTCGAGGATCACACTGCCCTCCACGAACTGCGGCGCACGCGCGACGACTTCGCCGGCCGCGTCCACGACGATCGAGTCGCCGTCGAAGACCAGCTCGTCCTGACCGCCCATCATGGCCAGGTACGCGGTGACGCACCCCGCCTCCTGGGCCCGCTTGCGGACCAGTTCGAGCCGGGTGTCGTCCTTGTTCCGCTCGTACGGCGAGGCGTTGACCGAGAGCAGCAGCCCCGCCCGGGCGCTGCGCGTCGCCGGGACCCGGCCCCCCTCCTGCCAGAGGTCCTCGCAGATCGCCAGCGCCACGTCGACGCCGTGGACGCGGACGACCGGCAGGGTGTCGCCCTGCACGAAGTAGCGGTACTCGTCGAAGACGCCGTAGTTCGGCAGGTGGTGCTTGGCGAAGCGCAGCACCACCTCGCCGCCGTACAGCACGGCCGCGGCGTTCTCCGGCGAGCCGGCCGGCCGGCCGAGCCGCGGCTCGGCCCGCTCGGAGCGGTCGAGGTAGCCGACGACGACCGGCAGCTCCCCGAACCCCTCGTCCGCGAGGCGCCGGGCGAGCCCGCGCAGGGCCGTCCGGGACGCCTCGACGAAGGAGGAGCGCAGGGCGAGGTCCTCGACGGGATATCCGGTCAGCGCCATCTCGGGGAACGCGACGAGATGCGCGCCCTGCCCGGCGGCGTGCCGGGTCCAGTGCACGATCGCCTCGGCGTTCCCGGCGAGGTCTCCGACGGTCGAGTCGATCTGATTCAGGGCGAGGCGTAGTTGAGGCACCCGCCCAGTGTAATCGTCAGACCGACGCTATGTCCTGGGGACAGGACACGGAACCGCGCCCGGTCCCGCGCTACTTCACCGGGCCGGACCAGATCGCCGGCTCGTAGGCGAGCAGCTGCGGCGCCAGTTCCAGCCGCACCTCGCCGTCCGCGTCCGCCGGCACCGAGAACGCGTAGCCGGCCTCGGCCCGCTTGCCCGGGAGCACCGTGCCCCGGAACACCCCGGTCGCCCCGCTCCCGTCGAAGATCGCCTCCACCGGTGCGCCGTCCGCGTCGCGCACCTCCGGGAGCGCGGTGCTGACGTCGACGGCCTTCCCGCTGCCGTTGACGATCGTGATCGTCACGCGCACCGCCGTGTCGCCCCGCTCGTACCCGGCGGCGAACCGGTCGGGCGTGAACGGCCGGGGCTTCGAGACCGTGACCCTCACCCCGTCCTCGTACGCATGGGTCTCGCCGAACGCCAGCTCCGCGGGCGCGGTCCCCTCCGGTGCGCCCGGCGCCTCCGGCGCGGCGGAGGCCCACTCCGGCTCGCGGACCGGGTCGCCCACGGCGTCCGACGCGCGCGCGAACAGGACGAGGACGAGCAGCCAGGCCGCCGAGAGGAGGATCGCCAGGGCCCCGAGCGCGATACCGACGATCGCCGACACCCGGCCGGCCCCCGGGGCCGCCCGGACGAGACCGACGACGCCGAGGACGAGCGCCAGGACGCCCAGGATCCCCCCGACCCAGAAGAGGAACGGGGCGATCGCGAGGAACAGACCGACGACGCCGAGGACGAGCGCGGCCACGCCGAGACCGGTGCGGACGGCCGACACGGCGTACGGATACGGCCCGGCTGCGCCGGACTCCGGCGGCACTTCGGGCGAGCCCGCTCCCGGTGGCATCCCCGATCCGGCGGGCGGGCCCGGCCGCGGCGGCACACCCTGCCCCTCGGGAGCCCCCGGGCCGGGGGCGGGCTTCTCCATGGGCGTGGTCATGCGGGGCCTCCGAGTCGATCCGAAACGCCGACGGTAGACCGGCCCAAGAGGGTCTGGCCAGGGGTTTCACGGCCGAAGAGGAGGCCCTGGACCGTCTCGCCGGTGGTACGGGGGCCCGGCTGCTCCCCGTCGTCCCCGGGGCCGGGGGCGACCCCTCCGCGCGGCCCACGAGTGCCGAGCCGGCTCCCGCCCTGACGCCC contains these protein-coding regions:
- a CDS encoding DUF4190 domain-containing protein, which codes for MTTPMEKPAPGPGAPEGQGVPPRPGPPAGSGMPPGAGSPEVPPESGAAGPYPYAVSAVRTGLGVAALVLGVVGLFLAIAPFLFWVGGILGVLALVLGVVGLVRAAPGAGRVSAIVGIALGALAILLSAAWLLVLVLFARASDAVGDPVREPEWASAAPEAPGAPEGTAPAELAFGETHAYEDGVRVTVSKPRPFTPDRFAAGYERGDTAVRVTITIVNGSGKAVDVSTALPEVRDADGAPVEAIFDGSGATGVFRGTVLPGKRAEAGYAFSVPADADGEVRLELAPQLLAYEPAIWSGPVK
- a CDS encoding NAD+ synthase; translation: MPQLRLALNQIDSTVGDLAGNAEAIVHWTRHAAGQGAHLVAFPEMALTGYPVEDLALRSSFVEASRTALRGLARRLADEGFGELPVVVGYLDRSERAEPRLGRPAGSPENAAAVLYGGEVVLRFAKHHLPNYGVFDEYRYFVQGDTLPVVRVHGVDVALAICEDLWQEGGRVPATRSARAGLLLSVNASPYERNKDDTRLELVRKRAQEAGCVTAYLAMMGGQDELVFDGDSIVVDAAGEVVARAPQFVEGSVILDLELPAAEADAPEGVVDDGLRIDRVVLSEEPLPAYEPELLGGYAHRLDDDEEIYSALVIGLRAYVAKNGFRSVLVGLSGGIDSALVAAIACDALGADNVYGVSMPSKYSSDHSRGDAAELARRTGLHFRTVSIEPMFDAYMGALGLTGLAEENLQSRLRGTMLMALSNQEGHIVLAPGNKSELAVGYSTLYGDSVGAFGPIKDVYKSTVFRLARWRNRAAEDRGQTPPIPESSITKPPSAELRPGQVDTDSLPDYEVLDAILSLYVDQDQGRDAVVAAGFDEELVTRTLRMVDRAEYKRRQYPPGTKISAKGFGKDRRLPITNRWRERTTG